The genomic DNA aattaaattttataattaacttggtattaaacttaaacttctagatatgaaatttcagttcaataaaccaaaaggtttctgaaaaaaacataaaaaacttcgattctctagagtaaaagtactgcttccggttcagatagaaatatttaaaaaatatgaggttataaaaattattatttgtattatctttaaaaaaaattcagtccgattcaattagtggtttgggagataattgaattcaaaaacttaaaaaaagaggacacctataaggcgaggtaccatttccggtcaacttaaaaatttgaaaaaaatttacgtcgtgtcgataagaatttcagtaacccatactaagtttcagtttgataggactaacggtgttaaaaatatccccaaaatacacacccacacagacacacacacacacattttttctagatcatgaaaacgtgatcagtgatcgattctgagttcgaatcagtcaaaatctcgagttcgaattttcgcatgatcacaaaacttcatctattgttactacgtacatagataaagtaaaaagaaaaagcatacatatgaagaaattagaaataatattttcaatagaaaaatattttgtgtTCATGCGCCACAGGCCGACTCGTTTCTGAAacgtaaaattaacaatttcaaataaaaaaaataaaaatatccaatAAGACTCGTTTTcttttaattgtaaattatgtgcaactgaaaattGATTTCTTCTTTGgttaagtaatataatttttactagaacgtacatttctttaaaataagaaaatgaaaaaagataaaaaattaaacataatataatattgtattttacagttatttcAAAATGATTATGTATGATGAAAACGATTTATTTCTAGAAACAGGaatcatttgacaaaatattagaatgttactttaaaatgaatatttatataataatatttgtttttggaatacaaattgatttggaaaaaaagtaaaaatatggacaaaacgggacaaatcaattttacgaaaacgacAGGACAAACACAAAGCATCTAAAAAACGGGACTGTCACTCCaatggtattatattatattacgccatacatttattttaaatgcacattaatGGAATTACACgattttttctcaaaaaaaaaaaaaaaaattgtatataaggttacaataaatatttaaattcatttcgtttattagtatttataaaaacaatgcAAACAAGAGCCCTGTCAAATATGAACATTAATTCAAAAGTTTAACAGGCATATGGTATGTATCAcgagttttgtgttatattttatattataattatttttccattaaaaaagtgtaaaaaaacattaaatgtataaaaaaagtataagtttttagaaattaaactgattaattttaataaatcaaatatttaaagcccaaatattatatatttataaaattctatCAATAAGTTTTTTATTGTAGGATTATTGCAATAATTTAAGATATATCACCAAGTTTTAATACAACTGCGTCACAATAATTTGTATTAGTGTAAAAGTAAAGATTGACaatgaaaacattttataaaccAAGGCAGATTTACAAAtctgtaaatttgataaaattatttatcaagTTCAGCAGCTATAATATCCAAGTAGTACTGATTAAAAACAGCCTTATTATGCATCACAAGCCTTAAGAAAGTTCCAGATAAGGTTGTCAATTCTTTATGGAAAGCCGATAATCCAACAGGCACTTGTTTCGATCCACCACCACACACTagaatttcttttaaaaattccATTACTCTTAAACCTTAAAAAAGAACAAAATTATACAGTATAttagtatgtaaataataacattGTAGTTGATTGCATTTAAAGCGATTAGGGTAGTGgtacaacaataaaataaacttacaaaCTAACTGTTTAACTTTATGATTTGGGTCTGTAATTGCCATTAATTGTCCTCTTATGAGTTCCTTAACATCACTAGTGAGTGGTTCCTGTTTGAATTTCGACAACAATTTATCTGTATCAGCGATAACCTGCTCAACTATGGAAGGCAGAATTTTCTCGAAGTCACTGAAAGagttaaaataacattttagtAAACACAATACCATTTAAAAACTAATTGGTTCTGAAAGTTCTTCTAAAAATGTACCTCTCATCCGAAACATCTTTCATAAgaatagtaattttatttttaagatcaAGTTTAAATTCGTTCGCAGATTCCTGCGTTGCAGCACCACATGTGGGACTCACAAGAAGTAAGCATGCTGATGATACAAGTCTGAAGAGAGCTTGTGCAAGATCTGCATAGCGAACAGCATCCATTTGAACAGTCTAAATAAGAACAAGGCATCGTGTaacacatatattttaaacatagatgtacgtattacaatataatacaaccaTTTCTGAATTACCTCTGGATAAGGCTTCTTTTTGTCCCACTCCAAGAGTTCGAGATATGCTTTTGCTAATGTTTGCGAAGCAGTATTTCTTAAAAACAATGGATCAGACTCGGCTGGCTTGGGAATCGATTTATCTACATGAGGTGAAATCCAAGAGCGAGTCGTAGCTAACCcatctacaattttaatatattttttatttgtacaaaGACCATTccaaaacaatttaattaaatattcaatatttaaattatacctTCTTGAATTTCcaaaaattctttgaatttggctTGTTCATACTGAACACTTTGTGCTTGAACATGTGGGCGAATCatcgtaatcaaagaattggctaAATCCAATTTTAATACTTCCAATGTTTCTAGAATTGACCGAAATACTTCTACCTgtaattcatattataaaacgattgaattaagattaaaaatgttgaattaagaataattgaataacatattttaatataaacttaCAGTATCATCTAATTTTGTGATATTTTGTATCATCTCATCTCTACAAGGGGCTGCTAGTTTTCCCATCAGATCAATAACAAAATCAgcatattttttgaaatcaataGCATCGTTTTCTGCCTGCTGCCTAATAAACGACTGATCTAAAACTTCATTGATCATATCTCGAATTTTCGTGTGACGCGGCATTAAAATGGAAAATAGTCCCTATATTagaaaaatagtttaaaaagtcTCAATATTCATATTCTTTGATAGTAAAACgtacacaaaaacaaaattattactTCTTTAACGTCGTCTAAGAGGACATACGCTTGTTTATAAACGGGAGGATCGGAGTTCAAATCTTCTCTTAACACATCGAAAAATGCTCGATGCATTGTATCCTTGACTAGTTTTTGATAACTGTAAAATatggtaatatatatatatacacacatttggCAAATCAGACACAAGTgcggtagtaaaaaaagtaCCTATTATCTGGAGGTTCAAACGGCTCTAGTCTGAAATCTTGATCGATTGCAATTTCGTGAGCAAGTGCCATGTCTTGAACACCGTGAGCGGCTTTCATGATTTCTTCCAGCGATATGAATTTCGGCGGAGAAGCACCCGTTATTGTGGAGCCTCTGACACGAAATTGTATACTTTCTGGTTTCATCCTTCGATGATCGTatggaaataaacaaaaatcaatCAGTATATAAAACACATGTTTTCCAAATTTCAAAAGAATATGCAAACTCTGATTGAAATATAGTTGTATAATTGACTGTCTTGTAAAGTTAATTTGATAATCCTACATACAatccaaatatttacatacacgtaCGTAACTACACAACACTTACTTGCTACCAATGGGTATTGGCAAAGGTATACTCCCGGTGATACCAGATTCAGGTAACAACTTGGAAGAGGAAGATGAAGCATTTCCTGAATTCTGATTTTTATTCTCTTGCTTGTCCATTTTCGAATGTTCGAAACACCTTCACTCACGATTGAATCTGCAACAATGAAAATATTCGCGGTTGAGTCAGTAAAGTGACCGAACCATTTATGGAAAAAGTCGGGTCTGACAGGTCCTTGTCCTCTCGCTTTGTAATAAAGCCTTGACGCATA from Arctopsyche grandis isolate Sample6627 chromosome 1, ASM5162203v2, whole genome shotgun sequence includes the following:
- the LOC143919806 gene encoding T-complex protein 11-like protein 1; amino-acid sequence: MDKQENKNQNSGNASSSSSKLLPESGITGSIPLPIPIGSKMKPESIQFRVRGSTITGASPPKFISLEEIMKAAHGVQDMALAHEIAIDQDFRLEPFEPPDNSYQKLVKDTMHRAFFDVLREDLNSDPPVYKQAYVLLDDVKEGLFSILMPRHTKIRDMINEVLDQSFIRQQAENDAIDFKKYADFVIDLMGKLAAPCRDEMIQNITKLDDTVEVFRSILETLEVLKLDLANSLITMIRPHVQAQSVQYEQAKFKEFLEIQEDGLATTRSWISPHVDKSIPKPAESDPLFLRNTASQTLAKAYLELLEWDKKKPYPETVQMDAVRYADLAQALFRLVSSACLLLVSPTCGAATQESANEFKLDLKNKITILMKDVSDESDFEKILPSIVEQVIADTDKLLSKFKQEPLTSDVKELIRGQLMAITDPNHKVKQLVCLRVMEFLKEILVCGGGSKQVPVGLSAFHKELTTLSGTFLRLVMHNKAVFNQYYLDIIAAELDK